A genomic stretch from Penicillium digitatum chromosome 4, complete sequence includes:
- a CDS encoding Arsenic resistance protein ArsH: MFSAVSQVVANTHQPDVSYRSLALPASEDSPDIRQTYRPFNLDDNASEDWVNSLDLATATDMAEHNLRVTNERLKVPVLYGSLRKRSYSRLVALEASRILFRLGCDVRVFDPEDLPVKNESDTAHPKVQELRELSLWSNGQVWVSPEQHGNLTAVFKNQIDWIPLTTGSVRPTQGRTLAIAQVCGGSQSFNAVNSLRILGRWMRMFVIPNQSSIPKAYTQFPEEGQPGDQRLMPSGNRDRRVDCMEEFVKYTILMRPHISLFSDRFSEREEKKMKEAKLNASLASLKTSK; encoded by the exons ATGTTCTCCGCCGTTTCTCAGGTGGTTGCAAACACTCACCAACCCGATGTTTCATATCGATCCCTGGCATTGCCGGCGAGTGAAGATAGCCCAGATATCCGCCAGACATATCGACCATTCAACCTCGACGACAACGCATCCGAGGACTGGGTGAATAGTTTGGACTTAGCCACCGCGACGGACATGGCAGAACATAACCTGCGGGTTACAAACGAGAGGCTGAAAGTCCCAGTACTCTATGGCAGTCTTCGCAAAAGATCATATTCGCGACTAGTGGCATTGGAAGCTTCCCGGATTCTGTTCCGGCTCGGCTGTGACGTACGCGTCTTTGACCCCGAAGATCTTCCCGTGAAGAACGAGAGTGATACCGCCCATCCCAAAGTACAGGAGCTCAGAGAACTCAGTCTATGGAGTAATGGACAGGTCTGGGTTTCACCTGAGCAACACGGCAATCTA ACCGCTGTGTTCAAGAATCAGATCGATTGGATTCCGTTGACTACCGGAAGTGTTCGTCCCACCCAAGGCCGAACGCTGGCCATTGCCCAGGTGTGTGGGGGATCCCAATCATTCAATGCGGTCAACTCTTTGCGTATCCTGGGTCGGTGGATGCGCATGTTTGTGATCCCGAATCAGTCTTCGATCCCCAAGGCATACACACAATTCCCGGAGGAAGGTCAGCCAGGAGATCAACGACTCATGCCTAGTGGCAACCGAGATCGTCGAGTGGATTGCATGGAGGAGTTTGTCAAATATACGATCCTGATGCGGCCTCACATCAGTCTTTTTAGTGACCGTTTTAGTGAGcgagaggagaagaagatgaaagaggCGAAGCTGAATGCCTCTTTAGCCAGTTTAAAAACATCGAAGTAG
- a CDS encoding thioesterase-like superfamily-domain-containing protein, with product MLPQSAFRAQLYAPICLYSNGTRRLFSATSAAFKVQEPSDSVSTPINPRWLTATKRRVGKCLMFGMKPAQIDEGGRILQQLAKEWRELIAGGEGFLTDKKRRSLYRHHVVWGEQDTMNEANPDNRATSTMLPMFDTPKQLE from the exons ATGCTTCCACAATCGGCTTTTCGAGCGCAGCTGTATGCCCCAATCTGTCTGTACTCTAATGGCACACGTCGTCTCTTCTCTGCGACTTCCGCGGCCTTCAAAGTCCAAGAACCCTCCGATTCAGTCTCAACCCCGATCAATCCACGATGGCTTACAGCAACCAAGCGAAGGGTTGGAAAGTGCTTGATGTTTGGGATGAAGCCAGCCCAGATAGATGAGGGGGGTAGGATTCTACAGCAACTAGCCAAGGAATGGCGGGAACTGATCGCTGGGGGTGAGGGATTCCTCACGGACAAAAAGCGGCGTAGTCTTTATCGCCATCATGTGGTCTGGGGGGAACAG GACACTATG AACGAAGCTAATCCGGACAACAGG GCCACGTCAACAATGTTGCCTATGTTCGATACGCCGAAACAGCTCGAGTAA
- a CDS encoding tRNA (adenine(58)-N(1))-methyltransferase catalytic subunit GCD14, with the protein MSRLRQALQRVFGATPTPSALRPRTIDTNFSIIREGDRVILHGKQPSLSKALKRGEKLQTPRGAVEHDSIIGKRVWDTVQSRKGLNLRVSLPTLEEYVALTPRLVTPIYPQDANLIASLLDIHVNTPAAGEIQPTMEILESGTGHGSLTLHLARAIHAANTTPPPLPSRSQINYLEGRITRPSEKDTEPTGETPAEQTADPVQEEWDAWRAQRNAVIHTVDVSSKFSALAEKNIRGFRRGIYTGNTDFYVGPVENWIAQQKQLRKKTGLASLTGGNPVDPFLSHIILDMPSSNLRIPHVTPMLKRDGLLVVFVPSITQIGECLQLIRDQRLPLIQEKVIELGSGISGGRTWDVRFATKKSGADPASWATPSDADVAAPVETDEQSTASDTASEMSTEEPSKEGGSVLVCRPKVGLRIQGGGFVAVWRRIEDR; encoded by the exons ATGTCTCGTCTGCGCCAGGCCCTACAGCGCGTCTTCGGTGCGACCCCAACACCAAGCGCCTTGCGCCCTCGAACCATTGACACGAATTTCTCCATTATAAGAG AGGGAGACCGAGTTATTTTGCACGGCAAACAACCATCATTGTCAAAGGCCTTGAAGCGAGGTGAAAAACTCCAGACTCCTCGTGGGGCAGTGGAACATGATAGTATCATTGGGAAACGGGTCTGGGACACGGTACAGTCTCGCAAAG GCCTGAATCTCCGAGTCAGCCTTCCAACGTTAGAAGAATACGTCGCCCTGACCCCTCGCTTGGTCACGCCG ATCTATCCACAGGATGCGAATTTGATTGCTTCCCTTCTCGACATTCATGTCAACACTCCTGCCGCTGGCGAAATACAACCTACCATGGAAATCCTCGAATCCGGAACAGGCCATGGATCTTTGACACTGCACCTGGCGCGTGCCATTCACGCTGCCAATACCACTCCTCCGCCTCTTCCATCGCGATCTCAGATCAACTACCTAGAGGGCCGTATCACCAGACCGAGTGAAAAGGACACGGAACCAACAGGAGAAACCCCTGCCGAGCAAACTGCGGATCCAGTACAGGAGGAATGGGATGCATGGCGAGCGCAGCGCAACGCCGTCATTCACACAGTCGACGTATCGTCAAAGTTCTCTGCGCTGGCCGAGAAAAACATCCGGGGATTCCGCCGTGGAATCTACACAGGTAACACCGATTTCTATGTGGGCCCCGTCGAAAACTGGATCGCCCAGCAGAAGCAGCTGCGAAAAAAGACTGGCCTGGCTTCACTGACTGGAGGAAACCCTGTCGACCCGTTTCTTTCGCACATTATTCTAGACATGCCTTCCTCAAACTTGCGGATTCCGCATGTTACCCCGATGTTGAAGCGTGATGGCCTCCTGGTAGTGTTCGTGCCTAGCATCACCCAGATTGGTGAGTGTCTGCAACTCATCCGGGACCAGCGATTGCCTCTCATTCAGGAAAAGGTGATCGAGCTTGGCTCTGGAATCAGCGGCGGCCGCACATGGGATGTGCGTTTCGCGACCAAAAAGTCCGGCGCCGACCCAGCAAGCTGGGCTACCCCTTCAGATGCTGATGTTGCCGCCCCTGTCGAGACTGACGAACAGTCCACCGCCTCTGATACTGCCTCTGAGATGTCCACAGAGGAGCCTTCCAAGGAAGGAGGGTCTGTCTTGGTCTGCCGGCCCAAGGTCGGACTGCGCATCCAGGGCGGCGGCTTTGTGGCAGTCTGGCGGCGGATCGAAGACCGTTAA
- a CDS encoding Complex 1 LYR protein yields MVNPELRRQVINVYKELLFLGREYPLGYQYFRDRLHRAFTSQTHITDEEQIRKGIARAEFVKKEVEALYYLKRYRTLKKRYGSEA; encoded by the exons ATGGTAAATCCTGAGCTGCGCCGGCAGGTCATAAATGTCTACAAAG AGCTTCTGTTCTTAGGACGGGAATATCCTCTAGGCTACCAGTATTTCCGGGATCGGTTACACCGTGCGTTTACAAGTCAGACTCACATTACCGACGAGGAGCAAATCCGCAAGGGTATAGCGAGGGCTGAATTTGTGAAGAAAG AAGTAGAAGCGCT GTATTATTTGAAGCGGTACCGAACGCTGAAAAAACGATATGGAAGTGAGGCCTAG
- a CDS encoding Alpha/beta hydrolase, putative: MSTEESVHTPPDGLELYAKTWKTSDSPLAVLAFIHGFSDHCNAYHGFFPTLVSAGIEVRSFDQRGWGRSVKKPRDRGKTGPTSQVLLDIHSFLQSLPSRPDVPLFLMGHSMGGGQVLNYMFHPESPYNKDKSSRPKFAGVLLYSPLIAIDPSSRPSKLVVSAGRVVAKLIPHKQRYSPLDAHLLSRNKEVVKEFVADTLCHDTGTFEGLAGMLDRGIWLEGMFAAGSGAWVMSEVPFWFGHGDGDLITSYPATKDFAKVLTEKGGDVKFCSYEGAYHKLHGELPETTERFFTDVKAWIFSKVPETKAVVAQEEVERVEGEGVVDTAVHEDETESKAKL; the protein is encoded by the exons ATGAGCACAGAAGAAAGCGTGCATACTCCCCCGGACGGCCTGGAACTGTATGCTAAGACATGGAAG ACCAGTGACTCTCCACTTGCTGTTTTGGCTTTTATCCATGGCTTTAGTGACCACT GCAATGCTTACCATGGTTTTTTTCCAACACTGGTATCCGCAGGTATCGAGGTCAGGTCGTTTGATCAGCG AGGCTGGGGCCGCAGCGTGAAAAAACCCCGTGACCGCGGTAAAACAGGGCCAACCTCCCAAGTCCTCTTAGACATCCACTCTTTCTTGCAAAGCCTACCGTCCCGCCCTGACGTGCCTCTGTTCCTGATGGGTCACAGCATGGGTGGCGGCCAAGTCCTCAACTACATGTTCCACCCAGAGTCACCCTACAACAAAGACAAATCCAGCCGGCCCAAGTTCGCCGGCGTGCTTCTGTACTCCCCTCTAATCGCCATCGATCCATCCTCCCGCCCCTCAAAGCTGGTGGTCTCAGCGGGGCGAGTTGTCGCAAAGTTGATCCCCCACAAGCAGCGGTATTCCCCGCTTGATGCGCATCTGTTATCTCGAAACAAGGAAGTGGTCAAGGAGTTCGTGGCTGACACGCTGTGCCATGATACCGGTACCTTTGAGGGGCTGGCCGGCATGTTGGATCGAGGTATTTGGTTAGAGGGGATGTTTGCGGCTGGGTCTGGAGCTTGGGTGATGAGTGAGGTGCCGTTTTGGTTTGGGCATGGTGATGGGGATCTCATTACTAGTTATCCTGCGACCAAGGACTTTGCCAAGGTTTTGACCGAGAAGGGTGGTGATGTGAAGTTTTGTTCTTATGAAGGCGCTTATCATAAGTTGCATGGTGAGTTGCCGGAGACGACGGAGAGGTTCTTTACCGATGTGAAGGCATGGATTTTCAGCAAGGTGCCCGAGACGAAGGCGGTGGTTGCTCAGGAGGAGGTAGAGCGCGTTGAGGGTGAAGGTGTCGTAGACACCGCTGTTCATGAAGATGAGACCGAGAGTAAAGCGAAGCTGTGA
- a CDS encoding SAM binding motif containing protein, whose protein sequence is MDILALGFSGATASGSDLHSKLSSTLAATSSSSLTSLTDYSTYPVMRHGGRTYFRDPENAYPLPCDMPEIHRQSLRTLMLLRVLGGPFCNPHLANRPPKRILEVACGSGLWSGLCHEYFARNGHPDVAFAGIDVISIAPDMRKQGMNWQFKRHDLRRPRLPFPDDYFDFVFIKDAGMCPSSPAQSASGLSEPLRVLKSGGILEVWDSDWSLRSLLPNPAPARKSHSKEQEVADATATYTFSSATPFTRAQNKFVVDYNSWVQKSFDRLKLTALPCATIGLSFNSEVDLLENVDSRRVAIPLGDWRWERDSQGKDANNSSRKSLTPEQISIRRTALLTTIQMIEGLEPILMESSGKSRDEWDRWWAAMTADLLQKGGLASGECLEVSVWWGQKR, encoded by the coding sequence ATGGACATTCTGGCACTAGGGTTCTCGGGTGCAACCGCCTCCGGCTCCGATCTGCACTCCAAGTTGAGCTCGACACTGGCCGCAACCTCCTCTTCGTCCCTGACTTCACTTACGGACTACTCAACATACCCTGTAATGCGCCATGGAGGCCGCACTTACTTTCGCGACCCGGAGAACGCCTACCCTTTGCCCTGCGACATGCCCGAGATCCATCGCCAAAGCCTGCGCACGTTGATGCTGCTGCGCGTCCTCGGCGGCCCATTTTGCAACCCCCATTTAGCTAATCGGCCTCCCAAACGTATCCTGGAAGTCGCATGCGGGTCCGGTTTGTGGTCTGGTCTGTGCCATGAGTACTTCGCCCGGAATGGCCACCCCGATGTTGCCTTTGCCGGGATAGATGTAATCTCCATTGCGCCGGATATGCGCAAGCAGGGAATGAACTGGCAATTCAAACGTCATGACCTACGCCGACCCCGCTTACCCTTCCCGGATGACTATTTTGATTTCGTATTTATCAAGGATGCCGGCATGTGTCCTTCCAGCCCCGCGCAATCTGCATCTGGCTTGAGCGAGCCCCTACGGGTGCTGAAGTCCGGGGGGATTCTCGAGGTGTGGGATTCGGATTGGAGCCTCCGCTCGCTCCTGCCCAATCCGGCTCCGGCACGCAAATCCCACTCGAAAGAACAGGAGGTCGCCGATGCCACGGCTACCTATACATTCTCCTCTGCCACACCATTCACACGAGCGCAGAACAAGTTCGTGGTGGATTATAATTCCTGGGTGCAGAAGTCGTTTGACCGTCTTAAATTGACAGCGCTCCCGTGCGCGACCATCGGTCTATCTTTCAACTCCGAAGTGGACTTGTTGGAAAATGTGGACAGTCGCCGCGTTGCAATTCCACTGGGTGACTGGCGCTGGGAACGAGATAGCCAAGGCAAGGATGCCAACAACAGTTCACGAAAGAGCCTGACTCCAGAGCAAATCTCCATCCGGCGCACGGCTCTCCTCACTACCATACAGATGATTGAAGGGCTGGAGCCGATATTGATGGAGTCTAGTGGAAAGAGCCGTGACGAATGGGACCGATGGTGGGCTGCCATGACAGCCGACCTCTTGCAGAAAGGGGGACTCGCCAGCGGCGAGTGCCTTGAAGTGAGCGTTTGGTGGGGTCAAAAAAGATGA
- a CDS encoding Phosphoesterase, putative, giving the protein MARRLVRASVQLGLFTTFILLLVVILDNRFSVLPSSIHGHLPSHYSGYVITDVTVTTCSSINPFSSCKLDPETWYRVDKDLYLRSSWTSSAYVQFRRKKEEELGPDDKVVIDLKISRITPPSELVGKTELEAWEPRPGGIWLKRSSSRHASDSENAVTYLDVLYGADAVDPRPNWEVKDTPILLDSWTEQLETRLSIRRGHPQAKPKKPVPRINENGKFKVMQLADLHMSTGLGHCRDPVPVETVAGQKCEADPRTLEFVERLLDEEKPDMVVFSGDQINGETAPDAQSALYKSVKLLVDRKIPYAAIFGNHDDEGDLNREQLMSLYEDLPYSLSAAGPEDIDGVGNYVVEVLDWGKSTHSALTLYFLDTHSYSPDERQFRGYDWIKPSQTRWFKNTAQSLRRKHQEYNHIHMNVAFIHIPLPEYRTSGKYFKGAWMEPPTAPGFNSGFKNALEEEGVLFVSCGHDHVNDYCMLDQGENLKPSLWMCYGGGVGLGGYGGYDDFVRRVRFFDFDRGPGRVTTYKRLEWGQTESKVDEMLIVDGGAVNGPDEAF; this is encoded by the exons ATGGCTCGCCGGCTA GTCCGAGCGAGTGTACAGCTCGGTTTATTCACTACTTTCattctcctcctcgtcgtcatTCTTGATAATCGATTCAGTGTCCTTCCCTCTTCAATTCATGGCCACCTTCCGTCGCATTATTCCGGCTACGTGATCACAGACGTGACCGTCACAACATGTTCTTCCATTAATCCATTCTCGAGCTGTAAGCTAGACCCAGAAACCTGGTACCGCGTCGACAAGGACCTCTACCTGCGCTCGAGCTGGACCTCGAGTGCCTACGTCCAATTCAGGCGGAAAAAGGAGGAGGAATTGGGTCCTGATGATAAGGTGGTCATCGACTTGAAAATCAGTCGCATCACTCCCCCTTCGGAACTTGTTGGAAAGACAGAACTCGAAGCGTGGGAGCCCCGACCGGGAGGCATCTGGCTCAAGCGCTCGTCCTCCCGTCATGCCAGCGACTCCGAAAACGCTGTGACCTACCTCGATGTCCTTTATGGAGCGGATGCTGTCGATCCTCGTCCCAATTGGGAAGTTAAAGATACCCCAATTCTTTTGGATAGTTGGACGGAACAGTTGGAGACTCGCCTTAGTATTCGAAGAGGGCATCCGCAGGCCAAACCAAAGAAACCCGTTCCCAGAATCAACGAGAATGGGAAATTTAAGGTAATGCAGTTGGCGGATCTTCACATGAGCACTGGTCTTGGCCACTGTCGTGACCCTGTTCCTGTGGAAACGGTGGCTGGCCAGAAGTGTGAAGCCGATCCTCGGACTTTGGAGTTCGTTGAACGACTTCTTGACGAAGAGAAGCCGGACATGGTGGTCTTCTCTGGTGACCAGATCAACGGAGAGACCGCTCCCGATGCACAAAGTGCTCTCTACAAGTCTGTAAAGCTTTTGGTCGATCGCAAGATTCCTTACGCAGCTATCTTTGGAAACCACGACGACGAGGGTGACCTCAACCGGGAACAACTTATGTCGTTATATGAAGACCTCCCTTACTCTCTTTCCGCCGCCGGCCCCGAAGACATTGACGGGGTCGGAAACTACGTGGTCGAAGTCCTCGATTGGGGCAAAAGCACACACTCTGCCCTCACCCTCTATTTCCTTGACACACATTCCTACTCCCCTGATGAGCGTCAATTCCGCGGCTACGATTGGATCAAGCCGAGCCAAACTCGGTGGTTCAAGAATACCGCCCAAAGCCTGAGAAGGAAACACCAGGAATATAACCATATCCACATGAACGTAGCATTCATTCATATCCCGCTCCCAGAATATCGCACGTCAGGAAAGTACTTTAAGGGGGCATGGATGGAACCTCCCACTGCACCAGGGTTCAACTCTGGCTTCAAAAATGCCCTTGAAGAAGAGGGCGTCTTGTTTGTTAGTTGTGGGCA TGATCATGTCAATGACTATTGCATGCTCGATCAAGGCGAAAATTTGAAACCCTCTCTGTGGATGTGCTATGGCGGTGGTGTCGGACTGGGCGGTTACGGTGGCTACGATGACTTTGTCCGACGAGTGCGTTTCTTCGACTTTGATAGAGGCCCCGGCCGTGTAACTACATACAAGCGTCTAGAATGGGGTCAAACTGAATCCAAAGTCGACGAAATGTTGATCGTGGATGGCGGTGCCGTCAACGGCCCAGACGAAGCGTTCTAA
- a CDS encoding thioesterase-like superfamily-domain-containing protein — protein MKSIKMDYKFPMESPDKITVYQKLVPDPSRHLSAQSAFRLEVMILSEAHQRLAARCFEDIVIYDYKKNRKTVAIPPFVMEQFETMWEQQEQEKEKWRQHIADIENRVRSLELESWDRADAVEDNGSA, from the exons ATGAAAAGTATCAAGATGGACTATAAATTT CCCATGGAATCCCCAGACAAAATTACTGTGTATCAAAAGTTGGTCCCAGACCCGTCTAGGCATCTTTCAGCCCAATCGGCATTCCGACTCGAAGTCATGATCTTATCTGAAGCGCACCAACGGCTTGCTGCTCGTTGCTTTGAGGATATAGTGATATATGACTATAAGAAGAACCGCAAGACTGTAGCTATCCCGCCATTTGTCATGGAGCAGTTTGAGACTATGTGGGAgcagcaggagcaggagaaggagaaatgGAGGCAGCATATTGCTGATATCGAAAATCGGGTTCGAAGTCTTGAGCTTGAAAGCTGGGATCGGGCGGACGCTGTGGAAGACAACGGGTCTGCGTGA
- a CDS encoding Phosphoserine phosphatase, putative: protein MGSNTLPYLATKPKLIFFTDFDGTITVDDSNDFMIDTLGFGREKRLVLGNQVLNETMSFRDAFREMLESIKTPYDECIEILLKNMKLDPYFEEFYYWAKDNNVPIVILSSGMRPIISALLEKFLGHKPASHLTIISNEPVSRGGKDINSEGGWQIEYHDDSHFGHDKSLEIKPYAALPDGERPILLYAGDGVSDLSAAAETDLLFAKRGKDLVTYCQRRGMPYTTFENWSTILSTSKDMLSGKVSASEVAAKASLGQ from the exons ATGGGCTCCAACACTCTCCCATACTTGGCGACTAAGCCTaagctcatcttcttcaCCGACTTTGATGGGACAATTACAGTCGACGACA GCAATGACTTCATG ATCGACACCCTTGGTTTCGGCCGGGAAAAGCGTCTGGTGTTGGGCAACCAGGTCCTAAATGAGACTATGAGCTTTCG AGATGCCTTCCGCGAGATGCTTGAAAGCATTAAGACCCCTTACGACGAGTGTATCGAGATCCTGTTAAAGAACATGAAGCTGGACCCGTACTTTGAGGAATTCTACTACTGGGCCAAGGATAACAATGTTCCCATTGTCATCCTGTCATCTGGTATGCGACCCATTATCAGCGCCTTGTTGGAGAAGTTCCTCGGTCACAAGCCAGCCAGTCACCTCACCATCATTTCCAACGAGCCTGTGAGCCGAGGTGGCAAGGATATCAACAGTGAGGGTGGTTGGCAGATTGAGTACCACGATGACAG CCACTTCGGGCATGACAAGTCCCTGGAAATCAAGCCTTATGCGGCATTGCCTGACGGAGAGCGCCCGATTCTTCTGTATGCTGGAGACGGTGTTTCAGATTTGTCTGCAGCCGCGGAAACTGATCTTCTCTTCGCCAAGAGAGGCAAAG ATCTGGTGACCTACTGCCAGCGTAGGGGAATGCCCTACACGACTTTCGAGAATTGGTCCACAATCCTCTCGACTTCCAAAGACATGTTGAGTGGCAAGGTGTCAGCGAGTGAGGTGGCTGCCAAGGCTTCGCTCGGCCAGTAG
- a CDS encoding Transcription factor, putative — protein MADGTYRFQQPGAGQFYFQAQAQQNPHQRHIVRNGTNSPTGRLKFNTDTPSPSRSPALNQAAALSPFNNMYGQTHQGQHVMMNGGQAHQRFGMPIPKFQSQTHHSHHTQQPHHHAHHTQATHNLTHQHNFPGGALATTTASHFTSTHLQNGVPTADEDLDESMNEHWQQQLQLAAESRQATSPHYHARVIAQQTKGIQLISSNTDTENGIEGRNGAPAGKPASRQGWNALDFGGQGLRALTTSLFNYGFIEKLYLNSNKLKVLPPAIGQLRKLNHLDLSGNELTELPEELGMLSNLKKLLLFDNNIRTLPYEMGYLYRLETLGIEGNPLNDILKSQIMKDGTKALIRYLREEMPVHLPPPDRDWVILDDTSTSSNSNTEKITVLSYNTLCDSSATQSHYGYVPSRVLSWEYRRELILNELRSHNSDIVCLQEVDQGSYNDFFREQLAYNDYKGVYWPRGRAMGMQEEDARMVDGCATFFKGSKYILLDKQLINFGQTAVRRPDAKGQDDIYNRLWQKDHIAVVIFLENRQTGARFISVNAHLYWDPAFKDVKLIQTAILMEEITKLSDNYAKWPACMDKTAFRFSEAESGAETAPVVEPAPSMEYTSGDQIPVLMCGDFNSSPGSAAYNLISTGRLPEAHPDLEKRLYGNLSRVGMTHPFKLKSAYSSMGELSFTNYTSDFTAILDYVWYSSNTLHVSALLGEVDKEYLRRVPGFPNFHFPSDHVALLAEFTVKGKKGKVVEADFGPQRH, from the exons ATGGCAGATGGTACCTACAGGTTCCAGCAGCCTGGGGCCGGGCAGTTCTACTTCCAAGCTCAAGCACAGCAGAACCCTCACCAGCGACACATCGTTCGAAACGGGACCAATTCTCCGACGGGTCGACTGAAATTCAATACCGAcaccccctccccctcccgaTCTCCTGCCCTAAACCAGGCTGCGGCTCTTAGTCCTTTCAACAACATGTACGGCCAAACCCACCAAGGCCAGCATGTCATGATGAATGGCGGTCAAGCCCACCAGCGGTTTGGCATGCCGATTCCGAAGTTCCAGTCACAAACCCACCACTCTCATCACACACAGCAGCCACACCATCATGCTCATCACACTCAAGCGACCCACAACCTTACCCATCAACACAATTTCCCCGGCGGCGCACTGGCCACTACGACAGCTTCTCATTTCACCTCGACGCATCTGCAGAACGGAGTACCGACCGCGGACGAAGATCTTGATGAATCAATGAACGAGCATTGGCAGCAGCAGCTCCAGCTTGCGGCCGAATCGAGACAAGCCACTTCTCCCCACTACCATGCCCGTGTCATTGCCCAACAGACGAAAGGAATTCagctcatttccagcaacacTGACACTGAgaatgggatagaggggcgCAATGGTGCCCCAGCAGGAAAGCCAGCTAGCCGACAGGGTTGGAATGCGCTTGATTTCGGTGGCCAAGGATTGCGCGCTTTGACTACCTCGTTGTTCAACTATGGCTTCATTGAGAAGCTGTACCTCAACTCTAACAAGTTGAAAGTGCTGCCTCCGGCTATTGGACAACTGCGGAAGTTGAATCATCTGGATCTGTCGGGAAATGAATTGACCGAGCTGCCAGAAGAACTGGGCATGCTTTCAAACCTGAAGAAACTCCTTCTCTTCGATAACAACATTCGCACCCTCCCTTACGAAATGGGGTATCTTTACCGGTTGGAAACATTGGGCATCGAGGGCAATCCCCTTAACGATATCCTCAAATCTCAGATCATGAAGGACGGAACCAAGGCTCTCATCAGGTACCTGAGAGAAGAGATGCCAG TCCACCTACCTCCTCCTGACCGTGACTGGGTGATCCTTGATGACACTTCAACCTCGTCCAACAGTAATACGGAAAAGATCACCGTACTGTCATACAACACTCTGTGTGACTCCTCTGCCACCCAATCGCATTACGGCTATGTGCCCTCGCGTGTCCTATCTTGGGAATACCGCCGCGAGCTTATTCTCAACGAACTACGATCCCACAACTCAGATATTGTTTGCCTTCAGGAAGTTGATCAGGGAAGTTACAACGATTTCTTCCGAGAGCAGCTTGCCTACAATGACTACAAAGGTGTTTACTGGCCGCGTGGTCGTGCAATGGGGATGCAAGAGGAAGACGCCCGGATGGTCGATGGATGTGCTACATTCTTCAAGGGAAGCAAGTACATCCTGTTGGACAAGCAACTGATCAACTTCGGTCAGACAGCCGTCCGTCGACCCGACGCCAAGGGCCAAGATGATATCTACAATCGACTGTGGCAGAAGGACCACATCGCCGTTGTGATCTTCTTGGAAAACCGGCAAACTGGTGCTCGCTTCATCAGTGTGAACGCTCATTTGTATTGGGATCCGGCCTTCAAGGACGTCAAGCTCATCCAGACGGCGATTCTGATGGAGGAGATTACCAAACTCTCGGACAACTACGCCAAATGGCCCGCCTGTATGGACAAGACCGCATTCCGCTTCTCAGAGGCCGAAAGTGGCGCAGAGACCGCGCCCGTGGTCGAGCCAGCCCCGTCGATGGAGTACACTAGTGGTGATCAGATCCCTGTTCTCATGTGCGGTGATTTCAACTCCTCACCGGGGTCTGCGGCTTACAACTTGATCTCCACTGGACGACTTCCCGAAGCGCATCCCGATCTGGAGAAGCGACTTTACGGGAACCTCAGCCGGGTTGGCATGACACATCCCTTCAAGTTGAAGTCAGCCTATTCCTCCATGGGAGAACTGAGCTTCACCAACTACACCTCCGATTTCACTGCCATTCTCGACTATGTTTGGTACTCTTCCAACACTCTTCACGTGTCGGCGTTGCTCGGCGAAGTCGACAAGGAATATCTGCGCCGCGTGCCTGGGTTCCCGAATTTCCACTTCCCCAGTGATCACGTCGCGTTGCTTGCAGAGTTTACGGTAAAGGGCAAGAAGGGTAAGGTGGTAGAGGCAGACTTTGGGCCACAACGGCACTGA